The genomic segment CTTGGCGTCCTTCAATCGGAAGAGCTCCAGTTGCGCATCCGCAATTGCTCGTTCGCATCTTCGTACATGGCTCGCAAGCTCTGGCAAGCGATCTTGCAGACCACGAAGCTGCCTCTGCAGAGAACGCCTCTCAGCATCCGAGTCTCCTGTCTTGAAAGCACTGTTCGGGTGTGTATCAATGTCCTCTTGCATGCGCCGAATGCGCCTGAACAACTCTTCCGCCTCTTTCCTATCTTTGCGGTCAAGAGCATCCTCCTGGTCCGCTTTGCTCTCATCTTCAAAGTCCATTGCATCAAGCAGGACCTGTTTCTCACGAATTGTTTTCTTCAATTGTTCGACGCTCATGTCGTCTGCTGGGACACTGCTGGTATCGCTTGATGCTGGGGATGAATCTCTTCCATTCTGGCCAATCCTACGTCTGGCAGAAGATCGATATCCgacctcgtcgtcgttgttTCTGAACACTGTGGCATCTTTGCGCGCACCAGCGCCGTTGCTGCGGAATGAATGTCCCTTCAGATAGCTGACACCAGTTTTCTGTGGCTGTAAGAATGCCCCCGAAGACTTGCGCTCTTCTGCATCACGACCAAGCAATCCTTTCATTGCGTCGATGCTGGAGTTGATGTTCCGAGTCGAGGGTGGCACGAGCTCAGGTGGCAGTTGGGCCGGCACTGGATACCCATTCAATGCTCGATAGATCAAATGCATTGCAACAGCAAATTCGTCCAGGTTCAATCGTCCCTTATTATGCGGATCGCTCAGCGTCCAGATGCGCTCCAAGTCCTGCTTGTTCAGCCCAGACTGCCCAAAAATCTCCAACGCTTGATTACCAGAGATGTAACCTTTGCCAAAGCCGTCCCACGCTTTGAACATATCGTCgtaaatcttcttctcttcctttgtGACGGCCCATGGCACAGTTGCGTTGCCTCGGAGTCCCTGTGCACTGAAACCTGCCTCGCGACCTGGTTGTggcatcatctgctgctggagcgcCTGGAGATTTGGCAGACCGCTTGCTGGCGCGTTCACGAGACCCCATTGTCCCGGTCGACCAGTGGGTTGAGCATTAAGCGGCTGCGCCATCGGATATCCGGTCTGCTGAGGAGACAGGCCGGTCGGCTGCGCGGACACGCCTGGCGTGAGATTGTTGCCGAACCCAGTGGGCATGGGAGGCATTGGCGGCCGAGGACCTGTATAACCCTGTGCTTGAGGCATATAACCTGTTGCTTGAGGTTGCAACTGTTGCTGGAAGCCAGTTGCCTGCGGCACCTGAAATCCTGTAGGCTGTGCCGTGAGCTGGCTGAGCAGCTGTTGATTATTCGGGTTTTGCGCCTGTGGCTGCTGGATCTTTGGTGGCTCGCTAAAGTTCGGCGCATTCGAGGACGGAGCTGAGGGCGCTGATGTATCATCCACATTGAAGGAGATGATGTCCACCATGCTTGATACCTCATTCTTGATCTTGTCTGGCAAACTGCCCGGCAATGCCTTACCTATCATCGCGAGGTTGCACAAGTACATGGCCAGCGCGAACTCGGGAAAGAGCAGCTGGCCTGACTTGGTGGTATCCGATAAAGTCCATATCTGTGCCAGGTTGTTGCCATCCAGCTTACTGCGGAGCAAAATGTCCTTCGCCTTATCTCCACTCAGCGCCTGATCTCCGCCCGTCGCGCTCTTGAACAGTTGCTCGAACTTGGCTTGATCTGTAGCAGTGATGAAGCTCAGTCGGATATTGGGAATCTTGCTGCCTGTCTTTGCCGGGACTGGTGGGGGTGCCTGAGAGGCGGCGGACGATCGAAAGGAGTTGGCGATATCGTTACTCGTCATGCCCGTCGCTTGCGGAAGCATTGGCTGCGGTGGTTGCTGAAAGCCTGTAGGCTGCGGCTGTTGAAAGCCCGTCTGCTGCACATTGATCTGCGGCGGCGGTTGCTGAAAGCTGgtctgctgtggctgctggTAGCCCGTGGGCTGTGGTTGCTGGAATCCGccatactgctgctgctgttgttgcggaGGCTGCTGTCCTGGGAAGCCTGTCGCTTGAGGCTGTAGTCCGCCTGGTGGGAATCCCGTATACTGTTGTTGCAGAGGAGCTTGGCCGAATCCCGGTTGCTGCTGGccatactgctgctgcggctgctgttgctgctgtccgAAGGGTGAGGGACCTCCGCGAGCGCTGTTGGCGCCGCCGAGGTATGAGTTCGAGCCGGAAAACATGATGGACGCGCTGGGCGATGCTCAGCGCAGCGACACGGACATAGACAACGCGCAAGCAGAGGGAAAGTTAGGAGGATGAGCGAACCTCGACCGCGCATCCGAAGCTGGGCTGTGACACGAGGCGAGCTCCTTGGCGCTGACAACGTCATCTTCACCACCCTCTCCTGTTCAAGTTCTTCACTCCCGCAGCAGTGAATGCTCCCCCGTCCGCTGACAGCCGGTCAGCACGCTGAAATCATGTACGAGCAGCGCCTCAATCCGTCAGACACTGAATTCGTGCAGCCGGACGGTTactcgccgctgctgtgcAACATGATGCGATTTCTCCACAGACTCAACCGTCCATGGGCATTGTG from the Cercospora beticola chromosome 9, complete sequence genome contains:
- a CDS encoding uncharacterized protein (BUSCO:EOG0926248W~antiSMASH:Cluster_7) translates to MFSGSNSYLGGANSARGGPSPFGQQQQQPQQQYGQQQPGFGQAPLQQQYTGFPPGGLQPQATGFPGQQPPQQQQQQYGGFQQPQPTGYQQPQQTSFQQPPPQINVQQTGFQQPQPTGFQQPPQPMLPQATGMTSNDIANSFRSSAASQAPPPVPAKTGSKIPNIRLSFITATDQAKFEQLFKSATGGDQALSGDKAKDILLRSKLDGNNLAQIWTLSDTTKSGQLLFPEFALAMYLCNLAMIGKALPGSLPDKIKNEVSSMVDIISFNVDDTSAPSAPSSNAPNFSEPPKIQQPQAQNPNNQQLLSQLTAQPTGFQVPQATGFQQQLQPQATGYMPQAQGYTGPRPPMPPMPTGFGNNLTPGVSAQPTGLSPQQTGYPMAQPLNAQPTGRPGQWGLVNAPASGLPNLQALQQQMMPQPGREAGFSAQGLRGNATVPWAVTKEEKKIYDDMFKAWDGFGKGYISGNQALEIFGQSGLNKQDLERIWTLSDPHNKGRLNLDEFAVAMHLIYRALNGYPVPAQLPPELVPPSTRNINSSIDAMKGLLGRDAEERKSSGAFLQPQKTGVSYLKGHSFRSNGAGARKDATVFRNNDDEVGYRSSARRRIGQNGRDSSPASSDTSSVPADDMSVEQLKKTIREKQVLLDAMDFEDESKADQEDALDRKDRKEAEELFRRIRRMQEDIDTHPNSAFKTGDSDAERRSLQRQLRGLQDRLPELASHVRRCERAIADAQLELFRLKDAKANPSSAQPIVGTGPGGAVTESDRLKARAKAMMQQRSAALSGKKVEVADDGSAAAARLEEESKRVTREREDNEKMVKDVEESVTEYSRGLESSLKEGAESASDEHERRRWEDGLGVEDEVKDFIFDLQRSSRAARVRNEERNQTRAKPVEDDSRTSTPATRTESPASSRQPAASSPATTGSSYSSYKTAEERAAFIKQQAEQRMAERLAALGLKAPSKAGGETPAQRAERERKERDDKLRRAEEEDAKREQERQARINGESNAPPSPAASSKTKPPPPAPRKNRSESLQSDTQAKSEAKAAEQQIKEQALKEQEAALASETKDMEYVARLKSLPLYITDEHIRDEEARQERELQQQREEAAASLRALEEQVKAGKAKKSEEKKRREAAKKEAQEKEARLAAQRAEIEAAKERERQLRLQLESLDDDSSDDDDAKDTPTESTPAQSTVLPQLQETPASPPAAPPAPPLPDTASSPPAAVASPPEQSKNPFFRSMNQQSSAASTPAAVTSPEASQKVDTNPFHRLTQQDLAKQQQSLPDPAAAPARTRSKPADEDDWSVLDSSDDESDDEDKPQGGSAKQLASILFGTMAPPRPLSAMDSPKSAGPGSPAPIGTERLASPPPAAPPMPPSGAPPPPPMPGSAAPPPPPPPMPAGAPPPPPPPAPDMGGAALPAAPPAGAPDRSGLLEQIQLGKGLRKVQTKDRSTASVAGRVV